In Elephas maximus indicus isolate mEleMax1 chromosome 7, mEleMax1 primary haplotype, whole genome shotgun sequence, the following proteins share a genomic window:
- the LOC126080582 gene encoding olfactory receptor 1009-like, whose product MALGQNHSTVIRFILLGLTDQADLKQLLFAVFLLIYSTTLVGNLGMIDLIRTSSPLNTPMYFLLSVLSFIDICNSSVFTPRLLTSFLVTDQSISFAGCVVQMALMIFHGTAECLLLVIMAYDRFVAICHPLLYHTIMSKHLCIQLVVLTYAVGVFNSAVQTANAFSLPFCGPNIIDHYFCDICPVLQLAFILVSYGYILVTICRMRSLEAQRRAFSTCASHLTALSLFYGSVFLVYLQPNPESASAYNKILSVFYTIVIPMLNPLVYSLRNKDVKTASVTDHVMIPTLSRTSENLATSPKKLSYVGSNFGFQTVALNAGG is encoded by the exons ATGGCATTGGGGCAGAATCACAGTACAGTGATAAGGTTCATCCTGCTTGGCCTCACAGATCAGGCAGACCTAAAGCAACTCCTCTTTGCTGTCTTCCTGCTGATCTACTCCACGACTCTGGTGGGTAACCTGGGCATGATAGACCTGATCCGCACCAGCTCTCCCCTtaacacccccatgtacttcctcCTGAGTGTGCTCTCCTTCATCGACATCTGCAACTCCTCTGTGTTCACCCCCAGGCTGTTGACCAGCTTCCTCGTTACTGACCAGTCCATCTCCTTTGCAGGCTGTGTGGTCCAGATGGCCCTCATGATCTTCCACGGCACAGCGGAGTGTTTACTCCTGGTTATCATGGCCTATGACCgatttgtggccatctgtcaccctctTCTCTACCACACTATCATGTCTAAACATTTGTGTATTCAGTTGGTGGTGTTAACCTATGCTGTGGGTGTTTTCAATTCAGCTGTACAGACAGCGAATGCCTTCAGCCTGCCTTTCTGTGGCCCCAACATCATCGATCATTACTTCTGTGATATCTGCCCAGTACTCCAACTGGCCT TCATATTGGTTTCTTATGGCTACATTCTGGTCACAATCTGTAGAATGAGGTCCCTGGAGGCCCAACGCagggccttctccacctgtgcctcccacctcacAGCCCTCTCCCTCTTCTATGGATCCGTGTTCCTTGTATATCTCCAACCCAATCCTGAGAGTGCTTCAGCCTATAACAAGATCCTCTCTGTGTTCTACACCATTGTgatccccatgctgaaccccctgGTCTACAGCCTAAGGAATAAAGATGTCAAGACCGCT AGTGTCACAGATCATGTTATGATCCCTACCCTCTCCAGGACCTCAGAGAACCTGGCCACCAGCCCCAAGAAACTGAGCTACGTGGGAAGCAACTTTGGCTTCCAGACA